One part of the Olleya sp. YS genome encodes these proteins:
- a CDS encoding DUF2490 domain-containing protein, with translation MKKTLIILTLFVSTLSFSQVNESQTGAWYMYFFNHQFKDSQFGVQGDIQYRNWNIAGDLEQLLLRSGLTYSPKDSNIMFTLGYANITTGAFGDNDDTSGENRIYQEALIPQKILNRVFLTHRFRYEQRFVENQDFRTRYRYNLFINIPLNKPTLEKNAIYTAFYNELFINGQQDIGNNNTVELFDRNRTYLGLGYVLKPSMRFQFGWMNQKTNTWGKGQLQFSFHHNF, from the coding sequence ATGAAAAAAACATTAATTATTTTAACATTATTTGTATCAACTCTATCTTTTAGTCAAGTAAATGAGTCACAAACTGGAGCTTGGTATATGTATTTTTTTAACCACCAGTTTAAAGATAGTCAATTTGGTGTTCAGGGAGATATTCAATATCGTAACTGGAATATCGCAGGAGATTTAGAGCAACTGTTGTTAAGATCTGGATTAACATATTCTCCAAAAGATAGTAATATTATGTTTACTTTAGGATATGCCAACATTACTACAGGAGCATTTGGAGACAATGATGACACAAGTGGAGAAAATAGAATTTATCAAGAAGCCTTGATTCCTCAAAAAATATTAAATCGTGTGTTTTTAACACATCGTTTTAGATATGAGCAACGATTTGTTGAAAATCAAGATTTTAGAACTAGATATCGTTACAATCTATTCATTAATATTCCTTTAAATAAGCCAACCTTAGAAAAAAATGCCATTTATACTGCCTTTTATAATGAGTTGTTTATAAACGGTCAGCAAGATATTGGTAATAATAATACTGTAGAGCTTTTTGACAGAAACAGAACCTATTTAGGTCTTGGTTATGTTTTAAAACCATCTATGCGATTTCAGTTTGGATGGATGAATCAAAAAACTAATACTTGGGGTAAAGGGCAATTACAATTTAGTTTCCACCACAACTTTTAA
- a CDS encoding o-succinylbenzoate synthase, which produces MKATYHKHILEFKRPSGTSRGVLKTKETWFITIENNGKRGIGECGILRGLSIDDRPDYENQLKKTCDSINMGFDWLYIFNIKFPSIQIGLEMAFKSFESDNQFILFPSKFTKGKAAIPINGLIWMGDKAFMKQQIKDKISSGFNCIKLKIGALDFQTELDILKGIRQNFSESDIELRVDANGAFKPEDALEKLKRLSDYQLHSIEQPIKAGQFQEMAKLCELTPLPIALDEELIGVFTQQKKEALLKGIKPQYIILKPSFIGGFKGSNAWINLAKKQNIGWWITSALESNIGLNAIAQYTYLKQSKLPQGLGTGSLFTNNIKSPLQVKNGTLQYNTNTNWEFNF; this is translated from the coding sequence ATGAAAGCAACTTACCACAAACATATTTTAGAATTTAAAAGACCTAGCGGAACCTCTAGAGGTGTTTTAAAAACAAAAGAAACTTGGTTTATTACTATTGAGAATAATGGAAAACGTGGCATAGGCGAATGTGGTATCCTGAGAGGGTTGAGCATCGATGATAGGCCAGATTACGAGAATCAGCTAAAAAAAACTTGCGATAGTATAAATATGGGATTTGATTGGCTTTATATATTCAATATAAAGTTTCCGAGTATACAAATAGGACTAGAAATGGCTTTTAAAAGTTTTGAAAGCGATAACCAATTCATTTTATTCCCATCAAAATTTACAAAAGGAAAAGCTGCAATACCAATTAATGGATTAATCTGGATGGGAGATAAGGCTTTTATGAAACAACAAATTAAAGACAAGATATCATCTGGGTTTAATTGTATAAAATTGAAAATTGGAGCTTTAGATTTTCAAACTGAATTAGATATTTTAAAGGGAATCAGGCAAAATTTCAGCGAAAGCGATATAGAATTACGCGTCGATGCCAATGGTGCTTTTAAGCCAGAAGACGCTTTAGAAAAATTAAAACGATTGTCAGATTATCAACTGCACTCCATAGAACAGCCAATTAAAGCAGGACAATTTCAAGAAATGGCTAAACTTTGTGAGCTAACACCTTTACCAATTGCTTTGGATGAAGAGCTAATAGGTGTTTTTACTCAGCAGAAAAAAGAAGCTTTATTAAAAGGGATTAAACCACAATACATTATATTAAAACCTAGTTTTATAGGTGGATTTAAAGGAAGTAATGCATGGATTAATTTAGCTAAAAAACAGAATATTGGTTGGTGGATTACTAGTGCTTTAGAAAGTAATATTGGGCTTAATGCAATTGCACAATACACTTACTTAAAACAAAGTAAATTGCCTCAAGGACTAGGTACTGGTAGCTTGTTTACAAATAATATTAAGTCACCATTACAAGTAAAAAATGGTACATTGCAATACAATACTAATACTAATTGGGAATTTAATTTTTAG
- a CDS encoding SDR family oxidoreductase translates to MTFKNKVIWITGASSGIGKGLVLALSKMDCQLIISSRNQSDLDDIKYSLPNPEVIAVLPFDLVNYDAMSPIAEQAINCFGKVDVLINNGGVSQRALIVDTAISVDKKLMDIDYLGTVALSKALLPHFIKNKTGHYVVVSSLMGKFSSPYRSGYCGAKHALHGFFDALRMEHDKDNIKVTMICPGFVNTNVAKNALVGDGSKQNSQDAATENGLSISDFTEKMIKAIKKEKFEAYIGKKEVFGVYLKRFFPKLLHKYVLRSQVR, encoded by the coding sequence ATGACCTTCAAAAATAAAGTAATATGGATTACTGGAGCATCAAGTGGTATTGGTAAAGGTTTAGTACTAGCGTTGTCCAAAATGGATTGCCAGTTAATAATTTCATCTAGAAATCAATCAGATTTAGATGACATTAAATACAGTTTACCCAATCCAGAAGTCATTGCAGTTTTACCCTTTGATTTAGTAAATTATGATGCTATGTCACCTATTGCAGAACAAGCTATTAATTGTTTTGGAAAGGTAGATGTATTAATTAATAATGGAGGTGTTAGTCAACGCGCTTTAATTGTTGATACAGCTATTAGTGTTGATAAAAAATTAATGGATATTGATTATTTAGGCACAGTTGCTTTAAGTAAAGCCTTATTACCACATTTTATTAAAAATAAAACTGGACATTATGTTGTGGTTAGTAGTTTGATGGGTAAGTTTAGTTCGCCTTATCGCTCTGGATATTGTGGCGCAAAACACGCCTTACATGGATTTTTTGATGCGTTACGTATGGAACACGACAAAGACAATATAAAAGTAACTATGATTTGTCCTGGCTTTGTTAATACAAATGTTGCTAAAAATGCTTTAGTTGGTGATGGCTCAAAACAGAATAGTCAGGACGCTGCTACTGAAAATGGGTTATCAATTTCTGATTTTACTGAGAAAATGATTAAAGCGATAAAAAAAGAAAAGTTTGAAGCCTATATTGGTAAAAAAGAAGTTTTTGGTGTGTATTTAAAGCGTTTCTTTCCAAAACTATTACATAAATATGTATTAAGAAGTCAAGTGAGGTAA
- a CDS encoding carbonic anhydrase family protein, with protein sequence MKKNFKIFAITILLMGSFSCKEATKEAPQESTNQTADTTSVAIKSVLTAAEQEDMTPDEIIGRLKKGNENFVNNNLTQRDHSAQRRKATMGQYPKAIVLSCVDSRVPVEDVFDLGIGDIFVARVAGNIENKDIVGSMEFATAVAGSKLVIVMGHTSCGAVKHAIDNTDAASMNMNALSDLLAEIKPSVEMTEKNGEVSSKNIEFTNSVINKNALVTVEDIKKQSPKMAELEKEGKIKIVAAVYDMETGKVKFLD encoded by the coding sequence ATGAAAAAGAATTTTAAAATTTTTGCAATTACAATTTTACTAATGGGATCTTTCTCTTGTAAAGAAGCTACTAAGGAAGCACCTCAGGAAAGCACTAATCAGACAGCAGATACTACATCTGTAGCTATTAAAAGTGTCTTAACAGCTGCTGAACAAGAAGATATGACACCAGACGAAATTATAGGTCGTTTAAAAAAAGGTAATGAAAACTTTGTAAATAATAATTTAACGCAACGTGATCATTCTGCACAACGTAGAAAAGCGACAATGGGACAATATCCAAAAGCAATTGTGTTATCATGTGTAGATAGTCGTGTACCAGTAGAAGATGTTTTTGATCTAGGAATTGGTGATATATTTGTAGCTCGAGTTGCTGGAAACATAGAAAATAAAGATATCGTTGGCTCTATGGAATTTGCTACAGCAGTAGCTGGATCTAAACTAGTTATAGTTATGGGTCATACTTCATGTGGAGCTGTTAAGCATGCTATAGATAATACAGATGCTGCTTCTATGAATATGAATGCTTTGTCTGACTTACTAGCAGAGATTAAGCCATCAGTAGAGATGACAGAAAAAAATGGAGAAGTATCGTCTAAAAATATTGAATTTACTAATAGCGTTATTAACAAAAATGCATTAGTAACTGTAGAAGACATCAAAAAACAATCACCAAAAATGGCTGAATTAGAAAAGGAAGGAAAAATAAAAATTGTGGCAGCTGTTTATGACATGGAGACTGGTAAAGTGAAGTTTTTAGATTAA
- a CDS encoding type II CAAX endopeptidase family protein yields the protein MNFIKQAFYVKHEFWRYLVGSLIIAVFAIIGQFPFAIAAMVKYVREGGSIATMEEQDLMTVLEPNLNLFLMLLSFAIGFIGLIIVVKYLHNQTMRSVTTARPKIDWNRILFAFVFWGIVSSSMILIDYFANPEDYVLNFKLNRFLILALIAVLLIPIQTSLEEYIFRGYLMQGFGVLAKNRWFPLIMTSVIFGGLHVFNPEVGKLGYGVMVYYIGTGLFLGIITLMDEGTELALGFHAANNLFGALLVSADWTVLQTHSVLKDISEPGQGFGDIVIPVFIVFPILLFIFAKKYNWSNWKDKLFGDIEEPIVEDLEAID from the coding sequence ATGAATTTTATAAAACAAGCGTTTTATGTTAAACACGAATTTTGGCGCTATCTAGTAGGCTCACTAATAATTGCGGTTTTTGCCATTATTGGTCAATTTCCGTTTGCTATTGCTGCAATGGTAAAATATGTTCGTGAAGGCGGATCTATAGCTACTATGGAAGAACAAGATTTGATGACCGTTTTAGAACCAAATTTAAACTTGTTTTTAATGTTGCTGTCTTTTGCTATTGGCTTTATAGGGTTGATTATAGTAGTTAAATACTTGCATAACCAAACTATGAGGTCTGTAACTACTGCTAGACCAAAAATAGATTGGAACCGTATTTTATTTGCATTTGTATTTTGGGGAATTGTATCCTCTAGTATGATATTGATAGATTATTTTGCTAATCCAGAAGACTATGTTTTAAATTTTAAGCTCAATCGCTTTTTAATTTTAGCCTTAATTGCAGTGTTACTAATCCCAATACAAACCAGTTTAGAAGAATATATTTTTAGAGGCTATTTGATGCAAGGGTTTGGTGTGCTTGCTAAAAACAGATGGTTTCCACTAATCATGACGTCTGTAATCTTTGGTGGATTACACGTATTTAATCCAGAAGTTGGTAAACTAGGTTATGGTGTAATGGTGTATTACATTGGTACAGGATTGTTTTTAGGTATTATTACGCTTATGGACGAAGGTACAGAACTAGCGTTAGGGTTTCATGCTGCTAACAATTTATTTGGAGCCTTATTAGTATCTGCAGATTGGACGGTATTGCAAACACACTCTGTTTTAAAAGATATCTCTGAGCCAGGACAAGGATTTGGAGATATCGTAATTCCAGTGTTCATTGTATTTCCAATCTTATTATTCATTTTTGCAAAAAAATATAATTGGTCCAATTGGAAAGATAAATTGTTTGGTGATATAGAAGAACCCATAGTAGAAGATTTAGAAGCAATAGATTAA